A region of Schistosoma mansoni strain Puerto Rico chromosome 1, complete genome DNA encodes the following proteins:
- a CDS encoding cytohesin-related guanine nucleotide-exchange protein gives MESSPPVLLNALRPLKTNRPRPRMRLTSIRQTPQRVLAAKLDVNINQNLNPVICSENLNQPTPQVDYKSDVPSSKLTRFVKRFSMTFLPAEHPVSDIMNKSEKKNINPQFDFNQWKRRRSILNYRDRSPLHIDQHVQPTDGMIDTNADQFDKRIKVLSDLSNVIESNQMTTCTKRKSSLTRWFEKNVKHPRRSLPHSSLTTECIVPVIANRSSIPEKTQQECLHNQTAQQTITPYVKVFKSRRSLLRHRCISNHPIITSKSQESNTSGKFLSHDVNHTSSCDHRDSEDETNEKVIVLKNNNIEDYKINEVKAVNKNPFGSEKCVSEGDESWFIIPPTGIDGPCSQNQNSTYSSISSIVSDFTSMSHSVGKSTGSHKSLMNTFYTPTMKRRNRLPIPSEFLNSTSSGPVIYKPTTRSSMTNMYSELNKSSDQDSGLSSQLSSTFRSTDVETQSRDMREHRNLVGSSASWATTLRQSMKRANNKRTLLAGCTLFNRNPVEGVNYLIRNYILLSDPIKIAQFLFHEPNLNRQAIGEYFGLLDNTLAMKVLKEFLLLINMKNMEVDVALRSVIGHFHPSGESQKIANLMKIFHEVYIIQNPDRVRKNFHSPETVEVLAYSVLLLHTDLHNPNVGKMGKRMTKQGFINNNRGIDSDHDVSTDLLEGIYDRIAASEFKTLPDPSDKLRALDGVLIGPLKTDNFVQRHRRFIGRILTQEIEKIAPRKLPGRNNARWRHLLIFNDILVVVKSLNTTRLRSGSLINSVAVVAFGDQNGTRHYTPRNSVSRDDSSCSPFGPVQDVTQKVFCSTEPFATDTTFQVRSVYPFLDLRVLVFESNYYRYGVQLCNSNGPVISLNMPSEACRRQFIDWAYGSIAEMEELQQHQQVKKSECERTIIVNCKRSPTKTTANGTISIINGDRCVMPSSRVTEKVILFNT, from the exons atgGAATCTTCACCGCCAGTATTATTGAATGCTTTACGGCCACTTAAAACAAACAGACCAAGACCACGGATGAGGTTAACATCTATACGCCAAACACCACAACGTGTTCTAGCTGCTAAACTTGACGTAAATATCAATCAAAACTTAAATCCTGTTATCTGTTCTGAAAATTTAAATCAACCGACACCTCAAGTAGACTATAAATCAGATGTTCCTTCTTCAAAGTTAACACGATTTGTAAAACGATTTAGTATGACTTTTCTTCCCGCTGAACATCCAGTATCCGATATCATGAATAAATCAGagaagaaaaatattaatcctCAATTTGACTTTAACCAGTGGAAAAGACGGAGGTCTATACTAAATTATAGAGACCGATCACCGTTACATATCGACCAGCATGTACAACCAACTGACGGAATGATTGATACGAATGCTGACCAATTTGATAAAAGAATTAAAGTTTTATCAGATTTATCCAACGTAATTGAATCAAATCAAATGACCACTTGTACTAAACGTAAAAGCAGTCTTACAAGATGGTTTGAAAAGAATGTTAAACATCCACGAAGATCTTTACCTCATAGTTCCTTAACAACTGAATGTATAGTACCAGTTATCGCTAACAGGTCATCAATACCTGAAAAAACGCAACAAGAATGTCTACATAATCAAACTGCCCAGCAAACAATTACACCTTATGTTAAAGTTTTTAAATCCCGTCGCAGTCTATTGAGACATAGATGTATTTCAAACCATCCTATTAT AACATCGAAATCACAGGAAAGTAACACATCCGGGAAATTTTTATCGCACGACGTTAATCATACAAGTAGCTGTGACCATCGTGATTCTGAAGATGAAACTAATGAGAAAGTTATTGTTTTGAAGAATAACAATATAGAAGATTATAAAATCAATGAAGTTAAAGCTGTTAACAAAAACCCCTTTGGTTCTGAAAAATGTGTGAGTGAAGGAGATGAATCTTGGTTTATTATTCCGCCTACTGGTATCGACGGTCCGTGTtctcaaaatcaaaacagtacTTATTCAAGTATCAGTTCGATTGTTTCGGATTTCACAAGCATGAGTCATTCTGTTGGCAAGAGTACTGGATCTCACAAGTCTCTTATGAATACATTCTACACTCCAACCATGAAACGTCGAAATAGACTACCGATTCCTTCTGAATTTCTTAATTCTACGTCCTCAGGACCTGTGATCTACAAACCAACCACGCGATCATCGATGACGAATATGTATTCAGAGTTGAATAAATCAAGTGATCAAGATTCAGGGCTTTCATCGCAGCTAAGTAGTACATTTCGAAGTACAGATGTGGAAACTCAAAGTAGAGACATGAGGGAACATAGAAATCTAGTAGGATCTTCGGCAAGTTGGGCGACTACTTTACGTCAGTCTATGAAAAGAGCAAATAATAAACGTACTTTATTGGCAGGTTGCACTTTGTTTAATAG GAACCCAGTCGAAGGAGTCAACTACCTTAtaagaaattatattttattgtctGATCCCATTAAAATTGCTCAATTCTTATTCCATGAACCAAATCTCAATCGGCAAGCTATTGGAGAATACTTTGGTTTACTTGACAACACATTGGCAATGAAAGTTTTAAA GGAATTTTTATTGCTGATCAATATGAAGAATATGGAAGTGGATGTTGCCTTGCGTTCAGTTATCGGACATTTCCATCCCTCA GGTGAATCTCAAAAAATCGCTAACctaatgaaaatatttcatgAAGTATATATTATTCAAAATCCAGATCGTGTCCGGAAAAATTTTCATAGTCCTGAAACAGTGGAAGTTTTAGCATATTCAGTGCTCTTGTTACACACTGATCTTCATAATCCTAACGTTGGAAAAATGGGCAAACGAATGACCAAACAAGGCTTTATTAACAATAATCGTGGAATTGATTCTGATCATGATGTGTCTACAGATTTACTGGAAGGTATTTATGATCGTATTGCTGCTTCTGAGTTTAAGACATTACCAGATCCGTCCGATAAACTTCGTGCTTTGGATGGAGTTTTGATCGGTCCTTTAAAAACAGACAATTTTGTACAACGACATCGTCGTTTCATTGGCAGAATATTGACCCAAGAAATTGAAAAAATTGCTCCTCGAAAATTACCGGGTAGAAATAATGCTCGATGGCGCCACTTACTAATATTTAACGACATATTAGTGGTTGTCAAATCATTGAATACAACCCGTTTACGATCAGGTTCCCTTATAAATTCTGTCGCAGTAGTTGCTTTTGGAGATCAAAATGGTACTCGTCATTATACACCAAGGAATTCCGTATCTAGAGATGACAGTAGTTGTAGTCCTTTCGGTCCGGTTCAAGATGTAACACAAAAGGTGTTCTGTTCAACTGAACCATTTGCTACGGATACAACTTTTCAAGTTCGAAGTGTTTATCCATTCCTTGATCTTCGAGTGTTGGTCTTTGAATCAAATT ATTATCGATACGGAGTTCAACTGTGTAATTCTAATGGCCCTGTAATTAGTTTAAATATGCCATCTGAAGCATGTCGTCGTCAATTCATCGACTGGGCGTACGGATCCATTGCTGAAATGGAGGAATTACAACAACATCAACAAGTTAAGAAAAGTGAATGTGAACGAACTATTATTGTTAATTGTAAACGGAGCCCAACGAAGACTACTGCTAATGGTACTATTTCTATTATTAATGGCGATAGATGTGTCATGCCTTCCTCAAGAGTAACTGAAAAAGTTATCTTATTTAAtacctaa